A region of Terriglobia bacterium DNA encodes the following proteins:
- a CDS encoding helix-turn-helix domain-containing protein — MTERFLTVPDIADCLQVKPATIYGWIFGRVLPHVKVGKFVRVDPGDFEEFLRLHRRGDFGSIPAGRTQTRPERG, encoded by the coding sequence ATGACAGAACGGTTTTTGACGGTTCCAGATATAGCCGATTGCCTCCAGGTGAAGCCTGCCACTATCTACGGCTGGATCTTCGGGCGTGTGCTGCCCCACGTGAAAGTCGGCAAATTTGTTCGCGTCGATCCAGGCGACTTCGAGGAGTTTTTGCGATTGCATCGGCGCGGAGACTTCGGTAGCATCCCGGCAGGCCGAACCCAGACTCGCCCGGAGAGGGGGTGA